The Prionailurus viverrinus isolate Anna unplaced genomic scaffold, UM_Priviv_1.0 scaffold_35, whole genome shotgun sequence genome window below encodes:
- the DHX58 gene encoding ATP-dependent RNA helicase DHX58, whose translation MIRSDSRRELRPYQWEVIMPALEGRNIIIWLPTGAGKTRAAAYVAKRHLETVDGAKVVVLVNRVHLVTQHCEEFSRMLDKRWAITTLSGDMGPRAGFGHLARSHDLLICTAELLQMALTSPEEEEHVELNAFSLLVVDECHHTHKDTVYNIILSRYLQHKLQRTRPLPQVLGLTASPGTGGASTLDGAIDHILQLCANLDTWRIMSPQNYRPQLQEHSPQPCKQYNLCHRRSQDPFGDMLKKLMERIHNRLDMPELSRDFGTQTYEQQVVELSQDAAEAGLQQRRVYALHLRRYNDALLIHHTVRAVDALASLREFYDRERATKTQVLHAERWLLAQFNDYKNELADLATRSPENPKLEMLEQILQEQFGSSDGRRGILFTQTRQSAHSLLLWLQQQPGLQILDIRADLLIGAGNSSQNTHMTQRDQQEVIRKFRAGILNLLVATSVAEEGLDIPQCNVVVRYGLLTNEISMVQARGRARAGQSVYSFVATQGSRELRRELTNEALETLMERAVAAVQKMDEAEYQAKIRDLQRAALVKRAAQAAQRENQRQQFLAEQVQLLCINCMVAVGHGSDLRKVEGAHHVNVNPNFSIYYTVSRGPVVIDRTFKDWKPGGAIHCRNCGEAWGLQMIYKSVKLPALKVRSMLLETPRGRVQAKKWSRVPFLVPDFDYLQHCTQNLSDFTLD comes from the exons ATGATCAGATCAGATTCCAG AAGGGAGCTGCGACCCTACCAGTGGGAGGTGATCATGCCTGCCCTGGAGGGCAGGAATATCATCATATGGCTGCCCACGGGGGCTGGGAAGACCCGGGCAGCTGCTTATGTGGCCAAGAGGCATCTAGAGACTGTGGACGGAGCCAAGGTGGTCGTACTGGTCAACAGG gtgcaCCTGGTGACCCAGCATTGCGAGGAGTTCAGCCGCATGCTGGACAAACGCTGGGCCATTACAACCCTGAGTGGGGACATGGGGCCACGAGCTGGCTTTGGCCACCTGGCCCGGAGCCATGACCTGCTCATCTGCACAGCCGAGCTGCTACAGATGGCACTGACCAGCCCCGAGGAGGAGGAGCACGTGGAGCTGAACG CCTTCTCCCTGCTTGTGGTGGATGAGTGTCACCACACGCACAAAGACACCGTCTACAACATCATCCTGAGCCGGTATCTACAGCACAAACTCCAGAGGACACGGCCCCTGCCCCAGGTGCTGGGTCTCACAGCCTCCCCAGGCACTGGTGGGGCGTCCACACTTGATGGGGCGATTGACCACATCCTGCAG CTCTGTGCCAACCTGGACACGTGGCGCATCATGTCACCCCAGAACTACCGCCCCCAGCTGCAGGAACACAGTCCTCAGCCCTGCAAACAGTACAACCTCTGCCATAGGCGCAGCCAG GACCCATTTGGGGACATGCTGAAGAAGCTCATGGAGCGAATCCACAACCGCCTGGATATGCCGGAGTTGAGCCGGGACTTCGGGACGCAGACTTACGAGCAGCAGGTGGTGGAGCTGAGCCAGGATG CGGCCGAGGCCGGGCTCCAGCAGCGCCGGGTGTACGCGCTTCACCTGCGGCGCTACAACGATGCGCTGCTCATCCACCACACGGTCCGTGCTGTGGACGCACTGGCCTCGCTGCGGGAGTTCTACGACAGGGAGCGCGCCACTAAGACCCAGGTCCTGCATGCCGAGCGCTGGCTGCTGGCACAGTTCAATG ACTACAAGAATGAGCTGGCCGACCTGGCGACACGTAGCCCGGAGAACCCCAAACTGGAGATGCTAGAACAGATCCTGCAAGAGCAGTTCGGAAGCTCCGACGGCCGCCGGGGCATCCTCTTCACCCAGACCCGCCAGAGCGCTCACTCTCTCCTGCTCTGGCTTCAGcagcagccgggcctgcagataCTGGACATCAGGGCTGATCTGCTGATTGGGGCTGGGAACAGCAGCCAGAACACCCATATGACCCAG AGAGACCAGCAAGAAGTGATCCGGAAGTTCCGGGCTGGCATCCTGAACCTCCTGGTGGCTACAAGCGTGGCGGAAGAGGGGCTAGACATCCCCCAGTGCAATGTGGTGGTGCGCTATGGGCTCCTGACCAACGAGATCTCCATGGTCCAG GCCAGGGGCCGTGCCCGGGCTGGTCAGAGTGTGTACTCGTTTGTGGCGACCCAAGGCAGTCGGGAGCTGCGGCGGGAGCTGACCAACGAGGCGCTGGAGACTTTGATGGAGCGGGCCGTGGCTGCCGTGCAGAAGATGGATGAGGCCGAGTACCAGGCCAAG ATCCGGGATCTGCAGCGGGCAGCCCTGGTCAAGCGGGCCGCCCAGGCAGCCCAGCGGGAGAATCAGCGGCAGCAGTTCCTGGCCGAGCAGGTGCAGCTTCTCTGCATCAACTGCATGGTGGCCGTGGGCCACGGGAGTGACCTGCGGAAGGTGGAGGGCGCCCACCACGTCAACGTGAACCCCAACTTCTC GATCTACTACACTGTCTCCCGGGGGCCTGTGGTCATCGACAGAACCTTCAAGGACTGGAAGCCTGGGGGTGCCATTCACTGCAGGAACTGTGGGGAG GCCTGGGGTCTGCAGATGATCTACAAGTCAGTGAAGCTTCCAGCGCTCAAAGTTCGAAGCATGCTTCTAGAGACACCCCGAGGGAGAGTCCAGGCCAAGAAGTGGTCCCGCGTGCCCTTCCTCGTGCCTGACTTTGACTACCTGCAACACTGTACCCAGAACCTGTCTGACTTCACCCTGGATTGA